From the genome of Triticum aestivum cultivar Chinese Spring chromosome 3B, IWGSC CS RefSeq v2.1, whole genome shotgun sequence, one region includes:
- the LOC123069428 gene encoding D-amino-acid transaminase, chloroplastic, with product MGSYVQGEDEVPVYESGAHALQKLQEKWKSTAAPYPAMYSSFLGGIILDPAMMALPIDDHMVHRGHGVFDTAMLLDGHLYELDAHLDRFLRSAAQAKVGTPFPRDTLRSILVQMTAASGCRKGSIRYWLSSGPGDFLLSSSGCPGPAFYAVAIPSDYAQCRDGVRAVTTSVPMKPPLFATMKNVNYLPNVLSIMDAEERGAFASVWVDEQGYVAEGPMVNVAFVTQGGELVLPVFDKILSGCTAKRMLALAPKLVEAGLLKGVSTQHITADDAKRSVEMAFVGSGLPVLPIVEWDGQPIGDGKVGKLMLALSDLLWEDMKSGPDRVAVPYK from the exons ATGGGCTCCTACGTTCAGG GTGAGGATGAAGTTCCCGTCTATGAATCGGGTGCACAT GCCCTGCAGAAGCTGCAAGAGAAATGGAAGTCCACGGCGGCGCCGTACCCGGCCATGTACTCGAGCTTCTTGGGCGGGATCATCCTGGACCCGGCCATGATGGCCCTCCCCATCGACGACCACATGGTCCACCGCGGCCACGGCGTCTTCGACACGGCCATGCTCCTCGACGGCCACCTCTACGAGCTCGACGCGCACCTCGACCGCTTCCTGCGCTCCGCGGCGCAGGCCAAGGTGGGCACCCCGTTCCCGCGCGACACGCTGCGCAGCATCCTCGTGCAGATGACGGCGGCGTCCGGCTGCCGGAAGGGCTCCATCCGGTACTGGCTGAGCTCCGGCCCGGGCGACTTCCTGCTCTCCTCCAGCGGCTGTCCCGGCCCGGCCTTCTACGCCGTGGCGATCCCGTCCGACTACGCGCAGTGCCGCGACGGCGTGCGCGCCGTGACCACGTCGGTGCCCATGAAGCCGCCGCTGTTCGCCACCATGAAGAACGTCAACTACCTCCCTAATGTGCTGTCCATCATGGACGCCGAGGAGCGCGGCGCGTTCGCGTCCGTGTGGGTGGACGAGCAGGGGTACGTCGCCGAGGGGCCCATGGTGAACGTCGCCTTCGTCACCCAGGGCGGCGAGCTCGTGCTCCCTGTGTTCGACAAGATCCTCAGCGGGTGCACAGCCAAGCGGATGCTGGCGCTGGCGCCGAAGCTCGTGGAGGCCGGCCTGCTCAAGGGCGTCAGCACCCAGCACATCACCGCCGACGACGCCAAGCGCTCCGTGGAGATGGCCTTTGTCGGCAGCGGCCTGCCCGTGCTGCCCATCGTCGAGTGGGACGGCCAGCCCATCGGCGACG GGAAGGTGGGGAAGCTGATGCTGGCGCTGTCCGATCTGCTCTGGGAGGACATGAAGTCCGGGCCGGACAGGGTCGCCGTTCCATACAAGTGA